CAGGGGTCTGGTCGCGCGACATGAACACCGCGTACCGCGCCGGTCGTGGCATCGAGGCCGGCCGCGTCTGGACCAACTGCTACCACCAGTACCCCGCCCACGCGGCCTTCGGCGGCTACAAGAAATCTGGGATTGGTCGCGAGAACCACCGCATGATGCTGGATCACTATCAGCAGACCAAGAACCTGCTGGTCAGCTACAGCCCTGACAAGCTCGGCTTCTTCTGATCCAGCCTACCTGACCGCTGTGGATCCCCCATAGCGATAGACAGCGGTCAGGTCCTTTGGTGGTGATATCGGTGGCTTTTGATGACGAACCAAAAAAGGTGCGCCTGAACGTCCGGTTGGGTCGAAAAGCAAACCTAAGGGCCTCCGCCGAAAACGGACATTGGCACGCAGCGTGAAATGTCGCCGTCGGGCTCTGGTCGGCTATCGCTCGGGAGTCCAGCGATCCCTGCCCTGTCCGCTCTCAGTGCGATTTTCGCAATGTGCACTGAGCGTCGTCTTCCCGCCAAAGGAAGACCTTCGAGCTTCGACGGCAAATCTCCTTAGGCATCGGCAGTTTCAGCCCTAAGCCTCGGCTGTGGCCCTCCCCCTGAGCTTAGCATCCTACTGCGAGTCTAGTCGGCGGAGCTTCAGCACGATCACCGTCGCAAGCGATCGTCAGCCCCGATGGTGGGGACCCGCCCAGGTCTTGGGAACGTCGCGGTCGGGTCCCCGTTTGCTATGGTATCCCAAGGAGACCGCCATGACCGACCTTTCGCAGATCAAAGAGCACATGGAAGTCATTGGTGCCGACGGCGTCCACCTAGGCACAGTCGACAAAATCGAAGGCGATCGGATCAAGCTCACCAAAGCGGACAGCGGGTCGCACAGCGACCACCACCACTACCTCTCAGGGGGTATGGTCGCCGAGGTCGAAGGCAACCAAGTCCGCCTGTCCGCCAACGCCGATAACGCCGCCCTCCTCGACGAAGAAGAGGCCGGCGGAGCGATCGCCGACCTGAAATAGCGTAACATGACCACTGATAACGCAGCGGTCGCCGCCCGGCTTCTGGCGATCCGCCAGGAGCTAGAAGCGCAGGTTTGGCCGACGGCCGTCGAGGCGGCGCTGTCCGACGACCACGAACGCATCCGCGACTTGGTCAAGCTGAAGGTCGACATCGACGCCATCGATTTCGCACTTGGACATCGCCCAGCCGGGATCCGCGAGGGAAGCCAGATATGATCGACCTCAACACCCCGACGGCTGAGGAGTTCGATGCCATTCAAGGTTTGCGTGGCCATGGCTTCGAGATCGTTCGCTATCGCGAGGAGCGGGGCTACTTCACCAGTCTTCGTCAACGAGACGAGGTACCTGGTCTGGCCGGCAAGACCGACGGCATCGGCGCGCACGCTTCTGTCGAGGCTGGCTGACACAGCTTAAGTCGCCGCGATTATCTCAACGCGGCGAATATCAGCGTTCAGCTTTGGACGGGGAAAAGCGACAGCAATCCACCCGCCTGTGCCGTCACTAGCGTCAGCTTTAAGGTCAGCTCTGCGCCAGAGTGGTCATTCACTGGGCACCAGAGCGACGACATTCAGCCATGCCGTCTGAGCCTGGGAACGTCCGCTTTTCAGTCCGGTGCCCTGCTCCCGACCATTTGCGGACATTGGCGTCCCTCAAAGTGGCTGGTTGATTTGCACCAAGTCGCAGAAGGGATACGCTTCTGGCTCTTCCAACGCGGTTGTGAGCAGCCTCGCCTGAAACCAGCTGTAGGTTACCGGGTTCAGCGGGCCATCCTCGCCCCGCATAAACGCGTCGTAGTGGGTCTCGAAGAATGCCTTCGGGTCTTCTTCGGCCGGAACGGGATCAGGCACGTCGTCCATCAAAGGCGTGATGTTGCCGACGCGCTCAACAACGCGGCCATCCGCGCCCGGCTGCATGGCCCAGAAGGCCACCGCGATGCGGTTGGCTTCCAACTCGCCATCCCACATACCCAGGCTCGCAGAACGGCCCGATATGTCCTGCAGGAAGTGACCCAGTTCATGGGGAGCCATGATGCTATTGAACGTCTCCGAAAACATCTGCTCGGGACTCAGCCCCATCGTGCCCTTGCTCGCCCAGGCCTCGATGACGCCCCGGCTGTCGGTGTCCAGGTCCGCCCAACGGCCCAAATGGATCGATCGATCATCGGGACTGTAGTGAATGTCGATGCTCGATGAGGTATCAACCACTACCCCGGGGGTCGAGGACAAAGCGGTTCCGCAGGCTTCCACAGCGGCAACGAAACGGTCCCGGATCGAGTCGCCGACATCCTGCGCCGGCCCCGTCGTTTGCGCGGAAACGGGGTTTGTAACGCCCGCCAGAGCGATGACGAGAGCAAGGGGCCGCCAGCCTACGTGTCTTAGGATCAGCATGACGGTCCTCCGAGGCTGAACATCGTTTTGGCAAACCCTAGCACGCGGCGTGGTGGATCATAGGTTTCGTCCGCTCCCCACCCCGAACCGTCACCGGGGACGTCCGCTTTCGGGCAAGATGGGGATAGCCGCTATCGACCCATAGCGGACCTCTGGGGGCCGCAGGATCGCCACTCAACAGCCGCTGGAACCCGCCTTGCAGTAGTCCATTGGGATGAGATGTCAGCTGCGCTAGCGTAGCGGACACTGACCGGAGCTTGGCATGAGAACGCGGCTGATCGTTTGCTTGCTCGTGGCATTGACGGGGGTGACCTCCCACTCTGCAGCCCAGAGTTCGCCTTCTGCCGATGAAGTGCGGATATCCGGATCACAGCTTCGAGGACTAGCTCCAGAAGAAGCGCAATCTCTCATTGCCAAATTAGTCGAGGCACAGCAAAATCTTCGCCAAGGTCGCCTTGCTTACTTTGATCTGCTCTCCGGCGCACCCGCATCCTATGAGACGAACGCCACAGCTCCGATGGAAACGTTCCTTGCAGCTGACTTTACAGAGCCATTTTCCGTGCAGCGCTTTCCCGAAGAGAACGCGAGCTGGAAGCCCTATCGATTGATACTGACCCCTAACGGATTGGGTCAGGCAGTTTGGCAGGTCGAGGTCGTTCTCGGCTTTTACGAGCAGATCGAACGGGTTGAAATGTTTTACCGCCCGCCCCCTCCTCATTGAGCCAGACGATACCAAGCGACCCGCCAGCGTTGCGCTACGTCCGCTTTCCACCCCTAGGCCACCGTCCGCTATCGACCCATATCGGACATCCAGGGCGTCCGCTTTTGGAACTCGACCGATCAGGGGGCGTGGGGGTTCAGCATCAGTTCGCCACGAACCACGACCTCCACCGATTTCCGGGCAACCATATCCGGCGCTTGGCCTTGCGAAGGTATGCGTACCTCCGAAGAGTGCCTCGACAAGGCCCACGATCTCGACTGCCGGGCGGCGGAATGCCCCGCGGGCGACATGCGTGACGCCTTCGGCATCATGGCTGTCGACTGGCGCAGGCTGGCCGTGACGGCGGCCAAGCAGGAAGCCTTCATTGCGACGATGATAAAGCTCTAGCGGCCTCGCCGCCCGGCGCGTGCTGCCTAGGCTTTGACGCACACCAGGTTGGCGGTCTTCGCTACGTGGTCCGCCAGGATCTTTCGCGCGATCTCCGGCGCACCCAGCATCGGCAGGGGTTGGCCGAACACCTTCCGCCACATGGCATCCAGTTCGGCGTCGACGGATGAAAGCTCGGCCATCGGGAAGTTACGTTTCCCTCGAAGCGCGCATGAAGCGTGAAGCACGTCTGAGCGGGTGCTCAGCCGCCCGCTACGCGGCGGCCCAAACCTTCGACGAACTGGCTCGGAGAGGTCTGTGTACACATCCCAACCCGTAATCGGCCGTCTTGGCGAGGACCGCTTTCTGTGCGCGCGATGGGACCAAGCGCCACAATAAGCTGCCGGTCAAACCTATTCGCGGATGCTGACGACTGGTTACTAATCCAAAGTTCCGGAATCGGCATCACGCTCGAGCCGATCCGCCCCGGCCTCACATTCCAGGGCATAGTCCGATAGCTGTCTGCGCGTCATGAGATCCGATGCGGTGGCCAAGAGGCGACGGGCCTTTGCCGCTTGAGCGCGGAGCCGTCCAACCTCGTTGTCCATGCTTAGCTAAGGCGAGCGCCAGAGCGTTGTTCCCAATAAAGAAAACTAAGGTTGCTCCACCACTCACGAGCAAGGGCACGGGCGGCCGCTTAAGTGCTGCGGACCACATTGGAACGTCCGCGATGTCGGAGGCTTATGCACTGTGCTGACGCCGCCGACGCCGGCTTTTGTTGCGCCTTTTGAGCGGTGGAGTTCCAGTCCTGAAAAGACCCCCATCCGCGCCGCATGGTGACGCTCCAAGGCTGTTGCACGCGCCAGTCCCGAAGAAGCTCGAAGCCGACAGCCTTTTTCACCCTGCCAATGGCCATCTGCTTGAGCATGTATCGGCCACGTGGGGTGGCTTTGTTGAGAACGCCGGTCAATCTGTTGACCCCGACCGGGTTGCGGCTCAGCATTTCGGAGTGAACGAGGCGCACCTTTCGGCCTGGGTTGTTGCCGGCGGCAAACTCACGTGCGCAGCGATCACGCTCAAGGGCCATGTCTGCCGAGGCGCGCAGCTCTCAACCGTTATCGCAGACCCGCGGGCGTGGAGCGATCATCCCCTAGTTTACTGCCCAACGCACCAGAGCTTGGACCCAACACGTGGTGTGGCAGTCCCTCTAAAAGAATGACGTTTGATCGATTACCCGAAGGCGACGGTTTTCAGCCTATCGGACGTCGTGGGTAAGTGTCAGATGAGTGGTCTGATAGCGGACGGTTTGGTCTCGGATAATCGGTCAGGAAAACAATGGCCCGCAGTCAAGCCGCCGAGGAGCGGCAACAACTAGACGTGCATGTTGGTCGCCAACTCATCGCCGCTCGGACCCTTATGGGTTTGAGCCAGTCCGATGTCGGTCGGTTGGTAGGCGTGACGTTTCAGCAGGTTCAGAAGTATGAGAGAGGCACGAACCGGATTTCAGCGTCGGTTCTGTGGACGCTGGCCGAAAAGCTGAACCTCCCGGTCACTTACTTTTTTGAAGGGCTCGATGAGGGGACGGTAAGGACCCCTGACTTCGTGTTCGCGAGCCTGGGCAAGGTCGGTGTCGAAATGGCGGACGCGTTCGCGAAGTTGAGCCCCAAACGCCAGCGCCTTCTGCTGGATTTGGCAAGGTCATTCGCCAGTTCCGACGACAGCCGATGAAGCCAATGACGCCGAAGCGTTGCCTGGGGGCTTTCTAGAGCGCAGCCATGCTCGCAGGGCCGAACCCCTCGTCTATGGCACCGGCATAGCAGCCAAGTGCCTGCAACCGGCGCTGGAGGTCGCGCACGTCCATGGGTCGTCTCCTGTGATGTGTGGGGGTTGGCGAACGGCGTACGCTGGGCGCCTTCTCAGGCGATGAAGCGCCGCGACCGAGGGGAAGGGGTGTGGATCGGCCTCATGGTCGTAGCCACGCTCATCATGATCGGTTTGACCGTCGGATCATGGGTCTGCAGCCGCACTGGCCGAGGCTGCTAATTTTCTCGCCTTTCAGATAGGGCCAGCCCTGATACCACAGCTAGAAAAGCGACGCTTTGCCCCGCTAGGCATCCGCTCGATTCAGAGGGTCAATGTCGAATAACCAAACACATGATGCGAGGGGTCTTCTATGTGTCCAAGAAGGGCCCCAACTGGAATGTACGGCACCTCGGTGCTGACCTTGATTACAGGACTAAGGTCTCAGCTCTGAATGACGCTATCCACGCCGCAAATGTGACGGGCGCGATGGGCTATGCCGCTGAAGTCGTGGTTCGGGACGCAGACGGGCAGTGGCAGACCGACTGGACTTACGGCCGCGACCGCTATCCGCGAAATGGCTAGGCCGTGGCCTGCGACAGATTGCTAGATTGGTAATCGCCAAACACAGCTGTTCAACCGCGCTCGCCAGCGTTCACCCCGGGCGTCGGTATGCGGTCCGGCCCTTCGGGTCCCCACCTACAAGGAGGCCGGACCGCTCATCCCCTCGGATGGATCCGAGGCGTGGAGGGTCTGCTTTCGGTGCCTGGACAGATGTCCGCTACCGACCCCTACGAGACATTGGGGCAGTCCGCTTTCGGGCGGGCTGCCCCAAGCCGGCTCAAAGGTCGATCTGCTCAGAAATCTGCAGCGCGTCGTCCACTTCGATGCCGAGATATCGGACGGTGCTCTCTAGTTTTCCGTGGCCGAGCAGGAGTTGGCAGGCGCGTAGGTTTCCGGTCTTCTTGTAGATCAAGGCCACCTTCGTGCGTCGAAGGCTGTGGGTGCCATAGGCGCTTGGGTTGAGGTCGATCATCCTCACCCAGGCATCTACCAGCCGAGCGTACTGCCTCGTGCCTATGTGCTGTCCATCTCGGCTGCGACTAGGAAACAGCCAGTCGTCGCGCCGTCGCCCTTGGCGCTCCAGCCAGTGAGCCAAAGCTTCCCTCGCGGCTTCCGTGATCTCGAACGGCACCGGCCTACCGGTCTTTTGCTGCACGATCGTCGATCGTTGCCGAATGACGCCGCCCTGAGCGATGTCGCCGAGCCGGAGCTTGACCAAGTCACAGCCCCGCAGTTTGGCGTCCAATGCGATGTTGAACATCGCCAGATCTCGGATCGATCCGACGGATTTGAGATGCTGTCGGATTGCCCAGATGTGCTTTGGCTTAAGCGGGGCTTTGGCTCCGGTCATTCGGCCAGCGTTCCAAGGCTTGCGGGGTAAACGAAAGAGATCGGGCTGGCTCATGGCCACCTCCCACGATCGACGCCCCCTCGTCAGGATACGCTCCAAACGGCTCAGATGCGCCACGAGCGGACATTCGTCCGATCGTCAAAAGGAGAAGTTCAAGGTGTCACCTAGTTGTGACGGCTACCCCATAGTGGGAATTACGAAGCTGGAGTCCGCGTGCTCGAGTTCGCTGTCCGGCCAGCGGGCGGTGACGGTCTTGGTCTTGGTCCAGAAGCGGACGCCCTCCATGCCGTGCTGGTTGGTATCGCCGAAGGCCGAGCGCTTCCAGCCGCCGAAGGTGTGATAGGCGACCGGCACGGGGATCGGCACATTGATCCCGACCATGCCGACATTGACCCGGGCGGCGAAGTCGCGCGCCGCGCGGCCGTTCTGGGTGAAGATGGCGACCCCGTTGCCGTACTGGTGCTTCGAGGGCAGTGACAGGGCCTCCTCGAAACTGGCGGCGCGGACGATCTGCAGCACCGGGCCGAAGATCTCCTCCTTGTAGGATTCCATCTCGGGCGTGACGTGGTCGAACAGCGACGGGCCGATGAAATAGCCGCGCTCGTGGCCCTGGAGGCTGAAGCCGCGGCCGTCGACCACCAGTTCGGCGCCGTCCTTGACGCCCTGGTCGATCCAGCCCTCGACCCGCGCCTTGTGCTGGGCGGTGACGACCGGGCCGTAGTGGGCGCCGGCGTCGGTGGAGACGCCGACCCGCATGGTCGGGATCTCGGCCACCATCCGCTCGCGCAGTTCGTCGGCGGTCTTCTTGCCGACCGGGACCACGACCGGCAGGGCCATGCAGCGTTCGCCGGCCGAGCCATAGGCGGCGCCCGACAGGTCCTTGATGACCTGGTCCATGTCGGCGTCGGGCAGGACGATGCCGTGGTTCTTGGCCCCGCCCATGGCCTGGACCCGCTTATGGTTGGCCGCGCCCGTCTGATAGACATAGTGGGCGATGTCGGACGAGCCGACGAAGCTGACGGCGTGGACCAGCGGGTGGGTCAGGATGGCGTCGACGGCCTGTTTGTTGCCGTGGACGACGTTCAGCACGCCGGCGGGAGCGCCAGCCTCCATCATCAGCTCGGCCAGACGCACCGGCACCGACGGATCACGCTCCGAGGGCTTGAGGATGAAGGTGTTGCCGACCGCGATGGCCACGCCGAACATCCACATCGGGATCATGGCCGGGAAGTTGAACGGGGTGATGCCGGAGACCACGCCCAGCGGCTGGCGCATCGAATAGACATCGATGCCGGGACCGGCGCCCCAAGTGTATTCCCCCTTCAGCGCATGGGGGATGCCGCAGGCGAACTCGATGACCTCAAGCCCGCGCTGGATGTCGCCCTTCGAGTCCGCGACGACCTTGCCGTGCTCGGACGACAGCAGTTCGGCCAGCTCGGTCATGTTGGCTTCGACCAGCCGCTTGAACTCGAACATCACCCGCGCGCGGCGCTGGGGATTGGTCGAGGACCAGCCTTCGAAGGCGTTCTGCGCCGCCTGCACCGCGCGATCCATCTCGGCCACCGAGGCCAGTTGCACCCGCGCCTGGACCTCGCCGGTGTTCGGGTTGAACACATCGGCGAACCGGCCCGACGACCCGGTGAAGGACACGCCGTCGATGAAATGGTGGATGTCGCGCATGCTGAGCCTCGGATGCCAGGGCTGGGCACGGGCGATCGCGCCAGCGGGTTCCTGCCTGTCCTAGCCACGCGCTCGCCGCTTATCAACACCATCGTTGACGCATGCGCCCGGCCGTGGCAGCTTTTCGGCAGGGAGACCCGCATGGTTGAAGACGTCCGCATCGACATCCTCGTGATCGGGGCAGGCCTGGCCGGACTGCGGGCGCTCCACACCTTCCGGGCGCAGGGCTTCGGCGTTCAGGTGCTCGAGGCATCTGACGAAATCGGCGGCGTCTGGAACTTCAACCGCTATCCCGGCGCCCGCTGCGACGTCGAAAGCTTCGACTACTCCTACCGCTTCTCCGAAGAGCTGGAACAGGAGTGGCGCTGGAGCGAGCGATACGCGAAGCAGCCGGAGATCCTGCGTTACATCAACCATGTCGCCGACCGGTTCGATCTGCGGCGCGACGTCAGCCTGAACACGCGCGTGCGCAGCGCCGTGCTCGATCCGGCGACCAGCCGCTGGCGGATCGAGGCGGAGGACGGCCGCGCATGGTCCGCCCAACGCTTCGTCATGGCCGTCGGGCAGTTGTCGATGC
This DNA window, taken from Brevundimonas subvibrioides ATCC 15264, encodes the following:
- a CDS encoding DUF2171 domain-containing protein, whose protein sequence is MTDLSQIKEHMEVIGADGVHLGTVDKIEGDRIKLTKADSGSHSDHHHYLSGGMVAEVEGNQVRLSANADNAALLDEEEAGGAIADLK
- a CDS encoding helix-hairpin-helix domain-containing protein, whose product is MIDLNTPTAEEFDAIQGLRGHGFEIVRYREERGYFTSLRQRDEVPGLAGKTDGIGAHASVEAG
- a CDS encoding DNA methylase: MAELSSVDAELDAMWRKVFGQPLPMLGAPEIARKILADHVAKTANLVCVKA
- a CDS encoding helix-turn-helix domain-containing protein, whose protein sequence is MARSQAAEERQQLDVHVGRQLIAARTLMGLSQSDVGRLVGVTFQQVQKYERGTNRISASVLWTLAEKLNLPVTYFFEGLDEGTVRTPDFVFASLGKVGVEMADAFAKLSPKRQRLLLDLARSFASSDDSR
- a CDS encoding peptidoglycan-binding domain-containing protein → MDVRDLQRRLQALGCYAGAIDEGFGPASMAAL
- a CDS encoding tyrosine-type recombinase/integrase, with amino-acid sequence MSQPDLFRLPRKPWNAGRMTGAKAPLKPKHIWAIRQHLKSVGSIRDLAMFNIALDAKLRGCDLVKLRLGDIAQGGVIRQRSTIVQQKTGRPVPFEITEAAREALAHWLERQGRRRDDWLFPSRSRDGQHIGTRQYARLVDAWVRMIDLNPSAYGTHSLRRTKVALIYKKTGNLRACQLLLGHGKLESTVRYLGIEVDDALQISEQIDL
- a CDS encoding CoA-acylating methylmalonate-semialdehyde dehydrogenase, whose protein sequence is MRDIHHFIDGVSFTGSSGRFADVFNPNTGEVQARVQLASVAEMDRAVQAAQNAFEGWSSTNPQRRARVMFEFKRLVEANMTELAELLSSEHGKVVADSKGDIQRGLEVIEFACGIPHALKGEYTWGAGPGIDVYSMRQPLGVVSGITPFNFPAMIPMWMFGVAIAVGNTFILKPSERDPSVPVRLAELMMEAGAPAGVLNVVHGNKQAVDAILTHPLVHAVSFVGSSDIAHYVYQTGAANHKRVQAMGGAKNHGIVLPDADMDQVIKDLSGAAYGSAGERCMALPVVVPVGKKTADELRERMVAEIPTMRVGVSTDAGAHYGPVVTAQHKARVEGWIDQGVKDGAELVVDGRGFSLQGHERGYFIGPSLFDHVTPEMESYKEEIFGPVLQIVRAASFEEALSLPSKHQYGNGVAIFTQNGRAARDFAARVNVGMVGINVPIPVPVAYHTFGGWKRSAFGDTNQHGMEGVRFWTKTKTVTARWPDSELEHADSSFVIPTMG